The Malus domestica chromosome 10, GDT2T_hap1 genome contains a region encoding:
- the LOC103445339 gene encoding fimbrin-2-like yields MSGYVGILVSDPWLQNQFTQVELRSLKSHFVSMKRESGKLTVGDLPAKMSRLKVVGSDNFTDQDRASFIQDLHPNLDEDVDFEFFLRVYLQLQARATATTGSGGKNNSSSAFLKAATTTLLHTISESEKASYVAHINNYLGQDDFLKRYLPIDPSTNDLFEIVKDGVLLCKLINVAVPGTIDERAINTKRILNPWERNENHTLCLNSAKAVGCTVVNIGTQDFIEGRRHLVLGVISQIIKIQLLADLNLKKTPQLVELVDDSKDVEELMSLPPEKILLRWMNFQLKKAGYKKIVTNFSSDVKDAEAYAHLLNVLAPEHSKPSALDAKNPLERAKLVLEHADRMGCKRYLTSKDIVEGSPNLNLAFVAHIFQHRNGLSTQTKQISFLDNLEDDTQISREERAFRFWMNSLGNSSYINNVFEDLRNGWALLESLDKISPGIVNWKIANKPPIKMPFRKVENCNQVVKIGKQLKFSLVNIAGNDIVQGNKKLILAYLWQLMRYNILQLLKNLRFHSHGKEIADADILEWANTKVSSTGSQSCMKSFKDKSLSDGLFFLELLSSVQPRVVNWSLVTKGVTDEEKKMNATYIISIARKLGCSIFLLPEDITEVNQKMILTLTASIMYWFLKQPIEDRPSGISDSEGSSIVSSSTTDDSASESSMEENGNL; encoded by the exons ATGTCGGGGTACGTCGGCATTCTAGTCTCAGATCCATGGCTGCAGAACCAGTTCACCCAAGTGGAGCTCCGGAGCTTGAAATCCCAT TTTGTGAGCatgaagagagagagtggaAAGCTCACAGTTGGAGACTTGCCTGCCAAGATGTCGAGGCTCAAGGTTGTGGGATCGGATAATTTCACTGACCAAGACAGGGCTTCTTTCATTCAAGATTTGCATCCCAACCTCGATGAAGATGTGGATTTCGAATTCTTCCTCCGG GTCTATTTGCAACTCCAAGCTCGTGCCACAGCTACAACAGGAAGTGGTGGAAAGAACAACTCCTCATCTGCCTTTCTCAAGGCTGCTACCACCACTTTGCTCCACACGATCAGTGAATCCGAGAAGGCTTCCTATGTTGCACATATCAATAATTACCTTGGACAGGACGATTTTTTAAAGAGATACCTGCCTATTGATCCTTCAACCAATGATTTATTCGAGATCGTCAAAGATGGAGTACTTTTATG TAAGCTGATCAATGTGGCAGTGCCTGGAACAATCGATGAACGAGCTATCAATACTAAACGAATACTTAATCCGTGGGAGAGAAATGAAAATCACACCCTGTGCCTCAACTCTGCTAAGGCAGTTGGATGTACTGTAGTCAATATAGGGACTCAGGATTTCATTGAAGGAAGG CGTCATCTTGTCCTTGGAGTCATTTCTCAGATAATCAAG ATACAACTATTGGCAGACCTCAACTTGAAGAAAACACCTCAATTGGTGGAGTTGGTTGACGATAGCAAG GATGTGGAAGAGTTGATGAGTCTACCTCCAGAAAAGATATTACTGAGGTGGATGAATTTCCAATTGAAGAAAGCAGGATATAAAAAGATAGTCACAAACTTCTCTTCTGATGTGAAG GATGCTGAGGCTTATGCTCACCTCTTAAACGTTCTTGCACCAGAGCACAGTAAACCATCTGCATTGGATGCAAAGAATCCTTTGGAAAGAGCAAAGTTAGTTCTTGAACATGCAGATAGGATGGGTTGTAAGAGATATTTGACTTCAAAAGATATTGTTGAAGGATCCCCGAATCTTAACCTTGCATTTGTTGCACATATTTTCCAGCACAG AAATGGGCTCTCAACCCAAACAAAGCAAATATCATTCCTCGACAATTTGGAAGATGACACCCAAATTTCCAGAGAAGAGAGGGCATTTCGCTTCTGGATGAATAGTCTTGGAAATTCATCATATATCAATAATGTATTTGAAGACCTCAGAAACGG GTGGGCACTTCTAGAATCGCTGGACAAGATTTCGCCAGGCATTGTCAATTggaagattgcaaacaagccacCAATTAAAATGCCATTCAGAAAAGTAGAAAACTGCAACCAAGTTGTAAAAATTGGGAAACAGTTGAAGTTTTCTTTGGTAAATATTGCTGGAAATGATATCGTGCAGGGGAATAAAAAGTTAATACTTG CTTATTTGTGGCAATTGATGCGGTATAACATCCTCCAACTACTAAAGAACTTGAGATTTCATTCCCACGGGAAGGAAATCGCTGATGCTGATATTCTAGAATGGGCCAACACCAAAGTCAGCAGCACGGGAAGCCAGAGCTGCATGAAAAGTTTTAAG GATAAGAGTCTTTCAGATGGCCTTTTCTTCCTTGAGTTGCTTAGCTCTGTGCAGCCTAGAGTGGTGAACTGGAGTCTTGTAACAAAAGGAGTGACCG AtgaggagaagaagatgaatgcCACCTACATTATAAGTATTGCAAGAAAGCTTGGATGTTCGATATTTTTGCTTCCTGAAGACATAACTGAG GTGAATCAAAAGATGATTCTTACTTTGACTGCAAGCATTATGTACTGGTTTTTGAAACAACCCATCGAAGATCGACCATCTGGGATTTCAGATAGTGAGGGTTCCAGCATTGTCTCCAGTTCAACTACTGATGACTCTGCTTCTGAGTCATCAATGGAGGAGAATGGAAATCTATAA